A genomic region of Solanum dulcamara chromosome 2, daSolDulc1.2, whole genome shotgun sequence contains the following coding sequences:
- the LOC129880510 gene encoding LOW QUALITY PROTEIN: uncharacterized protein LOC129880510 (The sequence of the model RefSeq protein was modified relative to this genomic sequence to represent the inferred CDS: inserted 1 base in 1 codon; deleted 1 base in 1 codon): MLKQFHTSKPQSLLLVCHPTLLNHNFTMKSNGISKKIQTRDFNRLLTPRPLVPFSTKPLWSCMDFSCRYRPKFHHSITARSFSTSDFEKIAEGSEKSLPWLAKDKAKRPEKGRSSWEESADKYFKGSAKSVEFKSNEDRRDSYNSGEEDDDGEMEDPRWDKIKSRFSRIKVRPGSDRPEVRRWNNQDSWGKKTWKEVSESTQPRIIGECVYGVGPVLAALSAGRREFYGLHIQQGLDLSGNNRKKKDKKGFERVLRTAEKVGLSIKEVSKHDLNMITDNRPHQGLVLDASPLEMVGIKELEPVSIEEDTTPLWVSLDEVTDPQNLGAVIRSAYFFGASGIVLCAKNSAPLSGIVSKASAGSLELMELRSCKNMMQFLMSSAENGWRVLGGSVSSRAVPLHEIVPGAPTILVLGSEGTGLRPLVERSCTELVRIPGNIPLDIIAGEDEDAESDNSILGQNFRSFMAVESLNVSVAAVCIQAFGDFSQWIGFVGIASQNPLSENIKVLLNLSYFYAKIWLFGVTFAGPAGXEELVEIDNT; the protein is encoded by the exons ATGCTTAAACAGTTTCACACCTCAAAGCCACAATCTTTACTACTTGTATGCCATCCAACTCTTCTAAACCACAATTTTACCATGAAATCTAATGGTATTAGCAAGAAAATCCAAACCCGTGATTTTAATCGCTTATTAACCCCCAGACCTTTAGTCCCTTTCAGTACCAAACCCCTTTGGAGCTGTATGGATTTTTCATGTCGATATCGCCCGAAATTTCACCATTCAATTACTGCTAGAAGTTTTTCAACTTCAGATTTTGAGAAAATAGCAGAGGGCAGTGAAAAGAGTCTTCCTTGGCTTGCAAAAGATAAAGCGAAAAGACCTGAAAAGGGCAGGTCTTCTTGGGAGGAATCGGCTGACAAGTATTTTAAAGGTTCTGCGAAAAGTGTAGAATTTAAGAGTAATGAGGATAGACGTGACAGCTATAATAGtggagaagaagatgatgatggAGAAATGGAAGATCCGAGATGGGATAAGATTAAGAGCAGGTTCAGTCGGATTAAGGTAAGACCGGGGTCTGATAGGCCGGAGGTTAGAAGGTGGAACAATCAAGATAGTTGGGGTAAAAAGACATGGAAAGAGGTGTCTGAATCAACCCAACCGAGAATTATTGGCGAGTGCGTTTATGGTGTTGGCCCTGTTTTAGCTGCATTGTCAGCTGGAAGAAGGGAATTTTATGGTCTCCATATTCAGCAAGGGTTGGATCTGAGTGGAAATAACCGGAAGAAGAAGGATAAGAAAGGGTTTGAGAGAGTTTTGAGGACTGCGGAGAAAGTTGGATTAAGTATTAAGGAAGTATCTAAACATGACCTCAATATGATTACTGATAACAGGCCCCATCAGGGACTCGTCCTCGATGCTTCTCCGTTGGAAATGGTTGGTATCAAGGAATTGGAACCTGTTTCAATTGAGGAAGATACCACTCCTCTTTGGGTTTCTTTGGATGAGGTTACTGATCCTCAGAATTTGGGTGCAGTTATACGGTCTGCTTACTTTTTCGGAGCTTCTGGGATTGTCTTGTGTGCTAAGAACTCTGCACCATTGAGTGGGATAGTGAGCAAAGCAAGTGCGGGCTCACTTGAATTAATGGAGCTCAGGTCTTGCAAGAATATGAtgcaattcctaatgtcttcgGCAGAAAATGGATGGCGGGTCCTAGGTGGTTCTGTTTCTTCAAGAGCTGTTCCATTGCATGAGATTGTGCCTGGTGCTCCTACAATCCTTGTTTTGGGAAGTGAGGGAACTGGTCTGAGGCCATTGGTGGAGAGGTCATGTACTGAATTAGTTAGAATTCCGGGAAATATCCCTTTGGATATAATCGCTGgagaagatgaggatgctgagagTGATAATAGTATTTTAGGCCAGAACTTTAGATCCTTTATGGCTGTGGAAAGCTTGAATGTAAGTGTTGCAGCAG TATGCATACAGGCATTTGGTGATTTTTCC CAATGGATTGGCTTTGTTGGCATTGCATCTCAAAATCCTCTGTCCGAGAATATTAAGGTTTTGTTGAACTTGTCATATTTCTATGCAAAGATTTGGTTGTTTGGAGTTACCTTTGCAGGACCGGCAG TTGAAGAACTTGTTGAAATTGACAATACATGA